From a region of the Anaeromyxobacter sp. genome:
- a CDS encoding ABC transporter substrate-binding protein — MADQRPDPGSRARPPTDGRLAVQAGRAALLGLVVLLATTTAALSCSSRTEPAPAPPAPPPAPAVAGVTATEVVFGMASPFTGANKELGRGMKAGIELAFAAANEAGGVHGRKLRLVALDDGYEPDRTLGVMKELVEERKVFGIVGNVGSVTAGVSIPYVTEKKVLFLGALSGAPVLRKTPPDRYVFNFRPSYAEETAAAVRYLMDVLRLPASAIAVFHQDDPFGQAGLAGVQQQLKRAGGDPAKLLALTYRRNSSEVADAVARLAKAADVRAVVMVATYKAAAQFIVAARDAVERPLTFTNVSPVDSNALADDLLQAGTRYTEGVVVTQIVPLPTSRATAVTRYRGLLERHALGERPGFLTLESFVVGEILVEALRRAGPALDTEKLVATLEGIRDLDLGIGTKISFGPAEHQGSHKVWGTALQPDGAYAALDLE; from the coding sequence ATGGCCGACCAGCGACCCGATCCAGGCTCCAGGGCCCGTCCCCCGACCGATGGACGCCTGGCGGTCCAGGCTGGGCGGGCGGCGCTCCTCGGCCTGGTCGTCCTCCTGGCCACCACCACCGCGGCGCTCTCCTGCTCGAGCCGGACCGAGCCCGCCCCCGCACCGCCGGCCCCGCCCCCCGCGCCGGCCGTGGCCGGAGTGACGGCCACCGAGGTCGTCTTCGGGATGGCCTCCCCGTTCACCGGCGCCAACAAGGAGCTGGGCCGGGGCATGAAGGCCGGCATCGAGCTGGCCTTCGCCGCCGCCAACGAGGCCGGCGGCGTGCACGGCCGGAAGCTGCGCCTGGTGGCGCTCGACGACGGCTACGAGCCGGACCGCACCCTCGGCGTGATGAAGGAGCTGGTCGAGGAGCGCAAGGTCTTCGGCATCGTCGGCAACGTGGGCTCGGTGACCGCCGGCGTCTCCATCCCCTACGTCACCGAGAAGAAGGTGCTCTTCCTGGGAGCCCTCTCCGGCGCGCCGGTGCTGCGCAAGACGCCCCCCGATCGCTACGTCTTCAACTTCCGCCCCAGCTACGCCGAGGAGACCGCGGCCGCGGTGCGCTACCTGATGGACGTGCTGCGCCTGCCCGCCTCGGCCATCGCGGTCTTCCACCAGGATGACCCCTTCGGCCAGGCCGGCCTGGCCGGCGTGCAGCAGCAGCTCAAGCGGGCCGGCGGCGACCCGGCCAAGCTGCTGGCGCTCACCTACCGCCGCAACTCCAGCGAGGTGGCCGACGCCGTGGCCCGCCTGGCCAAGGCCGCCGACGTCCGGGCGGTGGTGATGGTGGCCACCTACAAGGCCGCGGCCCAGTTCATCGTGGCCGCCCGCGACGCGGTGGAGCGCCCGCTCACCTTCACCAACGTCTCGCCGGTGGACTCGAACGCCCTGGCCGACGACCTGCTGCAGGCCGGCACGCGCTACACCGAGGGGGTGGTGGTGACGCAGATCGTGCCGCTGCCGACCTCCCGGGCCACCGCAGTGACCCGCTACCGCGGGCTGCTGGAGCGCCACGCGCTGGGTGAGCGGCCCGGCTTCCTGACCCTGGAGTCGTTCGTGGTGGGCGAGATCCTGGTGGAGGCGCTGCGGCGCGCCGGCCCGGCCCTCGACACCGAGAAGCTGGTGGCGACGCTGGAGGGGATCCGCGACCTGGACCTGGGCATCGGCACCAAGATCAGCTTCGGGCCGGCGGAGCACCAGGGCTCGCACAAGGTCTGGGGCACGGCGCTCCAGCCCGACGGCGCCTACGCGGCGCTGGATCTCGAGTGA
- a CDS encoding YqhA family protein produces the protein MKQVLDRFEAMLWNVRLMVLVAVVASLAGSAAMLYMAAVDTVTLVGHVLHYAGPGATPEVQAAMRLTAITHVVEIVDGFLLAAFLVIFGLGLYELFISKIEVAQGTAFAESILYVRSLDDLKGKLAQVVLIMLVVKFFEHAAVVRPSTPYELVLSAGAVALIGLALFLASGGKKQAAGEPH, from the coding sequence ATGAAGCAGGTCCTGGATCGCTTCGAGGCGATGCTGTGGAACGTCCGGCTGATGGTGCTGGTGGCGGTGGTCGCCAGCCTGGCCGGCTCGGCGGCCATGCTCTACATGGCCGCGGTGGACACCGTGACCCTGGTGGGCCACGTGCTCCACTACGCCGGCCCGGGGGCCACCCCGGAGGTGCAGGCCGCCATGCGGCTCACCGCCATCACCCACGTGGTGGAGATCGTCGACGGATTCCTGCTGGCCGCCTTCCTGGTGATCTTCGGGCTGGGGCTCTACGAGCTCTTCATCTCCAAGATCGAAGTGGCCCAGGGCACGGCCTTCGCGGAGTCCATCCTCTACGTGCGCTCGCTCGACGACCTGAAGGGCAAGCTGGCGCAGGTGGTGCTCATCATGCTGGTGGTGAAGTTCTTCGAGCACGCGGCCGTCGTGCGGCCGTCCACCCCGTACGAGCTGGTGCTCTCCGCCGGCGCGGTGGCGCTCATCGGGCTGGCCCTCTTCCTGGCCAGCGGCGGCAAGAAGCAGGCGGCGGGCGAGCCGCACTAG
- a CDS encoding (Fe-S)-binding protein yields the protein MPTVALFVPCYVDQLYPQVAVATLRLLERHGCRVVFPPDQTCCGQPMANAGQAADAAPLAIRFLDTFAGYDHVVAPSGSCVAMVKHQYPGLAPDHPKLEEVRSRTFELCEYLHDVLGVRRVEGRFPHVVGLHRSCHGQRELRLASGSERQVPPFDKVKTLLSSLTGIQLVEPARTDECCGFGGTFAATEEAVSCLMGRDRLDEHAKAGAEVITGVDMSCLMHLDGLARREGRPVRIRHVAEVLLGEAT from the coding sequence ATGCCGACCGTCGCCCTCTTCGTGCCCTGCTACGTGGATCAGCTCTACCCGCAGGTGGCCGTGGCCACGCTCCGGCTGCTGGAGCGCCACGGCTGCCGGGTGGTCTTCCCCCCCGACCAGACCTGCTGCGGCCAGCCCATGGCCAACGCCGGGCAGGCCGCCGACGCGGCGCCGCTGGCCATCCGCTTCCTCGACACCTTCGCCGGCTACGACCACGTGGTGGCGCCCAGCGGCTCCTGCGTGGCCATGGTGAAGCACCAGTACCCGGGCCTGGCGCCCGACCACCCCAAGCTGGAGGAGGTGCGCAGCCGCACCTTCGAGCTGTGCGAGTACCTGCACGACGTGCTCGGGGTGCGCCGCGTCGAGGGGCGCTTCCCGCACGTGGTGGGGCTGCACCGCAGCTGCCACGGGCAGCGCGAGCTCCGGCTGGCCAGCGGCTCGGAGCGGCAGGTGCCCCCGTTCGACAAGGTGAAGACGCTGCTCTCCTCCCTCACCGGCATCCAGCTGGTGGAGCCGGCGCGCACCGACGAGTGCTGCGGCTTCGGCGGCACCTTCGCCGCCACCGAGGAGGCGGTCTCCTGCCTGATGGGGCGCGACCGGCTCGACGAGCACGCCAAGGCCGGGGCCGAGGTGATCACCGGGGTGGACATGAGCTGCCTGATGCACCTGGACGGCCTGGCGCGCCGCGAGGGGCGCCCGGTGCGCATCCGCCACGTGGCCGAGGTGCTGCTCGGGGAGGCCACATGA
- a CDS encoding lactate utilization protein: MTAPATTPAAPTVHPGGQQSGPFPGHPAAAARFIADVDRAHWHDQALWFVRVKRDRAAAQLPAWERLRDLAQAIKAHALSDLARYLEEFERNATAHGAVVHWARDAEEHNRIVHQLLAERGVTRVVKSKSMLTEECGLNPYLEARGLEVVDTDLGERIVQFRHEPPSHIVLPAIHIKKEEIGELFHDKLGTAAGASDPKYLTEAARGHLREKFLGAQAGLTGVNFAVADTGAVVVCTNEGNADMGTALPPLHIACMGLEKLVPRSEDLGVFLRLLARSATGQPVTTYATHFLGPKPGGELHIVLVDNGRSALSGRDPFRRALSCIRCGACMNTCPVFRRTGGYSYGTTVPGPIGSVLGPTQGPGAHATLPFASTLCGSCADVCPVRIDLHHQLLAWRKELVLGGFAPVGKTLALRLTAWVFASPWRFALAGRLARLALRLLPRGLMATLSGAWGKQRDLPPPPPESFRDLYRRTHGRP, translated from the coding sequence ATGACCGCGCCCGCCACCACCCCCGCCGCGCCCACCGTCCACCCGGGCGGCCAGCAGTCCGGCCCCTTCCCGGGGCACCCGGCCGCCGCGGCCCGCTTCATCGCCGACGTGGACCGGGCCCACTGGCACGACCAGGCGCTCTGGTTCGTGCGCGTCAAGCGCGACCGGGCGGCGGCCCAGCTGCCGGCCTGGGAGCGGCTCCGCGACCTGGCCCAGGCCATCAAGGCCCACGCCCTCTCCGACCTGGCCCGGTACCTGGAGGAGTTCGAGCGCAACGCCACCGCCCACGGCGCGGTGGTCCACTGGGCCCGCGACGCCGAGGAGCACAACCGCATCGTCCACCAGCTCCTGGCCGAGCGCGGGGTCACCCGGGTGGTCAAGTCGAAGTCGATGCTCACCGAGGAGTGCGGCCTCAACCCGTACCTGGAGGCGCGCGGGCTGGAGGTGGTGGACACCGACCTGGGCGAGCGCATCGTGCAGTTCCGCCACGAGCCGCCCAGCCACATCGTGCTGCCGGCCATCCACATCAAGAAGGAGGAGATCGGCGAGCTCTTCCACGACAAGCTGGGCACCGCGGCCGGCGCCAGCGATCCCAAGTACCTCACCGAGGCGGCCCGCGGCCACCTGCGCGAGAAGTTCCTGGGGGCCCAGGCCGGCCTCACCGGCGTGAACTTCGCGGTGGCCGACACCGGCGCGGTGGTGGTCTGCACCAACGAGGGGAACGCCGACATGGGCACGGCGCTGCCGCCGCTGCACATCGCCTGCATGGGGCTGGAGAAGCTGGTGCCGCGCAGCGAGGACCTGGGCGTCTTCCTGCGCCTGCTGGCCCGCAGCGCCACCGGGCAGCCGGTCACCACCTACGCGACCCACTTCCTCGGCCCCAAGCCGGGCGGCGAGCTGCACATCGTGCTGGTGGACAACGGCCGCAGCGCCCTCTCGGGCCGCGACCCCTTCCGGCGCGCCCTCTCCTGCATCCGCTGCGGCGCCTGCATGAACACCTGCCCGGTGTTCCGCCGGACGGGCGGCTACAGCTACGGCACCACCGTGCCGGGCCCCATCGGCTCGGTGCTCGGGCCCACCCAGGGGCCGGGGGCGCACGCCACCCTGCCCTTCGCCTCCACCCTGTGCGGCTCCTGCGCCGACGTCTGCCCGGTGCGCATCGACCTGCACCACCAGCTGCTGGCCTGGCGCAAGGAGCTGGTGCTGGGCGGGTTCGCCCCGGTGGGCAAGACGCTGGCCCTGCGGCTGACCGCCTGGGTCTTCGCCTCGCCCTGGCGCTTCGCCCTGGCCGGGCGGCTGGCCCGCCTGGCGCTGCGGCTCCTGCCGCGGGGGCTGATGGCCACCCTGTCGGGCGCCTGGGGCAAGCAGCGCGACCTGCCGCCGCCGCCCCCCGAGAGCTTCCGCGACCTCTACCGGAGGACCCATGGCCGCCCGTGA
- a CDS encoding LUD domain-containing protein — translation MAARDDILSALRRNAPPPAPRPALDGVAAVFPDLAARFAEAVTAVGGTLLRVADLAGADAALRALPIHAGARRIASLVPGVGAATLDAAAEKDPHALADLDLVVLPAALGVAENGACWIEGTALPHHALVVIPEHVAVVVDAATLVPDLHAAYAALDLPGRPRWGLFLAGPSKTADIEQSLVIGAHGARSATVLLVG, via the coding sequence ATGGCCGCCCGTGACGACATCCTGTCGGCGCTGCGCCGGAACGCCCCGCCCCCGGCGCCACGCCCGGCCCTGGATGGCGTGGCCGCCGTCTTCCCCGACCTGGCGGCCCGCTTCGCCGAGGCGGTGACCGCGGTGGGCGGGACGCTGCTGCGGGTGGCCGACCTGGCCGGCGCCGACGCCGCGCTGCGGGCCCTGCCCATCCACGCCGGGGCCCGGCGCATCGCCTCGCTGGTGCCCGGGGTGGGCGCCGCCACCCTGGACGCCGCCGCGGAGAAGGACCCGCACGCCCTGGCCGACCTGGACCTGGTGGTGCTGCCCGCGGCCCTGGGGGTGGCCGAGAACGGCGCCTGCTGGATCGAGGGGACGGCCCTGCCGCACCACGCGCTGGTGGTCATCCCGGAGCACGTGGCGGTGGTGGTGGACGCGGCCACCCTGGTGCCCGACCTGCACGCCGCCTACGCGGCGCTCGACCTGCCCGGTCGCCCGCGCTGGGGGCTCTTCCTGGCCGGCCCGTCCAAGACCGCCGACATCGAGCAGTCGCTGGTGATCGGGGCCCACGGGGCGCGCAGCGCCACGGTGCTGCTGGTGGGCTAG
- a CDS encoding sensor histidine kinase, producing MSFFMALFYVLSRTKAFQARADTPPARTWVLRWLFFTFITITGSYLGIDLPDGVIANTRALGAIVSGFVGGPLLGLAVGVTAGFHRLSLGGTTAVAGAVATTAEGLIGGLIHLWLVRREGPGRLPGWQLAAGVTACAEVLHMGFVLALSPHNPDPWAVVKTIGPPMIMANAIGAALFALVMRDRQRERDQVAADSSARALRVAQRTLGLLARGFDPAVAPEVARIIREETGAGAVVITDATAVLAFDGLGADHHRAPGPIVSTFTRRAIDTGEVVFADGVTEHYNCPISADCPLDSVLVSPLALDGVVVGTVQLFEPRHRRFSSVNRSLGEGLAALLSSQLVAARYEQAKGLLTQQELKLIQAQVNPHFLFNALNTVAAVLRADPARARDLLLHLAAFFRKNLKRPADLATLRDELEHVGAYLEIEKARFADRLTVETEIDPSLLDLKLPAFTLQPLVENAFKHGFANTLGPGTARIRARREAQHALIEIEDDAGAYVEPVAGDGLGLRSVDRRIKTLLGREYGVAVSCVPGVLTRVTVRVPAQGVTP from the coding sequence ATGTCGTTCTTCATGGCCCTCTTCTACGTGCTGTCGAGGACCAAGGCGTTCCAGGCGCGGGCGGACACGCCGCCGGCGCGCACCTGGGTGCTGCGCTGGCTCTTCTTCACCTTCATCACCATCACCGGCTCCTACCTCGGCATCGACCTGCCGGACGGCGTCATCGCCAACACCCGGGCCCTGGGGGCCATCGTCTCGGGGTTCGTGGGCGGCCCGCTGCTGGGGCTGGCGGTGGGCGTCACCGCCGGCTTCCACCGCCTCTCGCTGGGCGGCACCACCGCGGTGGCCGGCGCCGTGGCCACCACCGCCGAGGGGCTGATCGGCGGCCTGATCCACCTGTGGCTGGTGCGACGCGAGGGGCCGGGCCGCCTGCCCGGCTGGCAGCTGGCGGCCGGCGTCACCGCCTGCGCCGAGGTGCTGCACATGGGCTTCGTGCTGGCGCTGTCCCCCCACAACCCGGACCCGTGGGCGGTGGTCAAGACCATCGGCCCCCCCATGATCATGGCCAACGCCATCGGCGCGGCGCTCTTCGCCCTGGTGATGCGCGACCGGCAGCGCGAGCGCGACCAGGTGGCCGCCGACTCCTCGGCCCGGGCGCTGCGGGTGGCGCAGCGCACCCTGGGGCTGCTGGCCCGCGGCTTCGACCCGGCGGTCGCCCCTGAGGTGGCCCGCATCATCCGCGAGGAGACCGGCGCCGGGGCGGTGGTCATCACCGACGCCACCGCGGTGCTGGCCTTCGACGGGCTGGGCGCCGACCACCACCGCGCCCCGGGCCCCATCGTCTCCACCTTCACCCGCCGCGCCATCGACACCGGCGAGGTGGTCTTCGCCGACGGCGTCACGGAGCACTACAACTGCCCCATCTCGGCCGACTGCCCGCTCGACTCGGTGCTGGTCTCGCCGCTGGCCCTGGACGGGGTGGTGGTGGGCACGGTGCAGCTCTTCGAGCCGCGCCACCGCCGCTTCAGCTCGGTCAACCGCTCGCTGGGGGAGGGGCTGGCGGCGCTGCTGTCGTCCCAGCTGGTGGCGGCGCGCTACGAGCAGGCCAAGGGGCTGCTGACCCAGCAGGAGCTCAAGCTCATCCAGGCCCAGGTCAACCCGCACTTCCTCTTCAACGCCCTCAACACGGTGGCGGCGGTGCTGCGGGCCGACCCGGCGCGGGCCCGCGACCTCCTGCTGCACCTGGCCGCCTTCTTCCGCAAGAACCTGAAGCGCCCGGCCGACCTGGCCACCCTGCGCGACGAGCTCGAGCACGTGGGCGCCTACCTGGAGATCGAGAAGGCCCGCTTCGCCGACCGGCTCACCGTGGAGACCGAGATCGACCCCTCGCTGCTGGATCTCAAGCTGCCCGCCTTCACGCTCCAGCCGCTGGTGGAGAACGCCTTCAAGCACGGCTTCGCCAACACCCTGGGACCGGGCACGGCCCGCATCCGCGCCCGGCGCGAGGCCCAGCACGCCCTCATCGAGATCGAGGACGACGCCGGCGCCTACGTGGAGCCGGTGGCCGGCGACGGGCTGGGGCTGCGCAGCGTGGACCGGCGCATCAAGACGCTGCTGGGCCGCGAGTACGGCGTGGCGGTCTCCTGCGTGCCCGGGGTGCTGACCCGGGTGACGGTGCGCGTGCCCGCCCAGGGGGTGACGCCGTGA
- the yehT gene encoding two-component system response regulator BtsR: protein MIRALVVDDEVNAREELAALLRETGAFEVVGLCANAVEAIPAVRRERPAVLFLDVQMPAISGFELLAMLDPEELPQVVFVTAHDEFAVRAFEENAVDYLLKPVERERLARTLERLRRGPSTRPATLAAASIRRIPCQGARSIKLVDLADVESVRSSEAGVYVVTGAGEHFTDLTLRVLEDRTGLFRCHKQHLVNVERVDEILLGDDEGAQVRTRTGRLVPVSRRFLGALKELLGV, encoded by the coding sequence GTGATCCGCGCCCTGGTGGTCGACGACGAGGTCAACGCCCGCGAGGAGCTGGCGGCGCTGCTGCGCGAGACCGGCGCCTTCGAGGTGGTGGGGCTGTGCGCCAACGCGGTGGAGGCCATCCCGGCGGTGCGGCGCGAGCGCCCGGCGGTGCTCTTCCTGGACGTGCAGATGCCGGCCATCTCCGGCTTCGAGCTGCTGGCCATGCTCGACCCCGAGGAGCTGCCGCAGGTGGTCTTCGTCACCGCCCACGACGAGTTCGCGGTGCGGGCCTTCGAGGAGAACGCCGTCGACTACCTGCTCAAGCCGGTGGAGCGGGAGCGGCTGGCGCGCACCCTGGAGCGGCTGCGCCGCGGCCCCTCGACCCGCCCGGCCACCCTGGCGGCGGCCAGCATCCGGCGCATCCCGTGCCAGGGGGCCCGCTCCATCAAGCTGGTGGACCTGGCCGACGTCGAGTCGGTCCGCTCCTCGGAGGCCGGGGTGTACGTGGTGACCGGGGCGGGCGAGCACTTCACCGACCTGACCCTGCGGGTGCTGGAGGATCGGACCGGCCTGTTCCGCTGCCACAAGCAGCACCTGGTGAACGTGGAGCGGGTCGACGAGATCCTGCTCGGCGACGACGAGGGCGCGCAGGTGCGGACGCGGACCGGGCGGCTGGTGCCGGTGAGCCGGAGGTTCCTGGGAGCGCTGAAGGAGCTGCTGGGGGTCTGA